aagttcttgaacgACTATTTAACTGAGAATCTGCACAAATGCATCGGAATATTTCACGACGAGTCCTTCGGACTCACCAAGGAGTACGTTCTCGACCAATTCATTGACCATGTCTTGTTCCCCATTAGAAGAGAGGTCCGCTCTAActtgatgaaagatgaCAGATCTGTTAAGTTTGCATTGATCTCACAGATACTGACGACGGACAGAAGTCTGACCAAGAATTTCCACTATCACGGCGATGGGCTTGTACCGCTAATACCCGCAGAAGTCTGGGATATCTGGTTGAGCTACGAGGTTAGCACGGCTACCCGTCAGTTTCAGCAAATTACTAAAGATCCCAAGGATATGGCTAAATCAGCGACAGATTTCGTAAGGCTTGTGAACAAAATATACGATTCTTTATCGCCATTTTACAGTTTTGAGGCTGAGTCATTGAAGAGATATAAGCTATTGACCTGCTCGCAGATTTTTATTAGTCTTTCGTCGGCGTACATGGATTACTTGCTTGCCGTGGATGCTTTGGACGAACACAGAACCGCTGAGAATGAGCTTTATCAAACTCTAATCAAACTGCAGAATTTCAATGTTGTGTACAGAAGGATTTTTGAGCTTTCGCAAGAGTTTGTCATGATCCAGTTGACCGAAACCGTCAATCTGAAAGAAGGCACCAAATATCAATCTCTGTTCCAGAATATATTGGGGGAATACAAAAAGGTAATCGACGAGGAAATTCAACCTTCAGTGGTACGCAGGATCAAGAAGCTACTGAAGGAAACCTTGCGGAACTATTTCAAAATAGGCTCATGGTCGACACTAACTCGAGATAGTTCAGTCATGAGCGCAGAGATAGTTAATGCCGTCAAGCTCTTAAGCAGAATTATCAAAAGATTGGATGCGTTAGATATATCACTGGAGGCATGTCTGGGTATTAAGAATGAGCTGCTCAACATTATTGTCAACTACTTTATTGAATCCATCCTCAAACTGAATCGCTTCAACCATGCCGGTCTGAAGCAGTTGGAGTTTGATTTTCATGCGCTTAAAGAATCATTAAACTTACCAGAGACTGTTTCCAACTGTCAAGACACGATTCTAAGGGAACTTTTGAAAGTCCTATTTGCGAAGTATGATGATAGCTGCCGAGGTTTTTTCGACTCCTCATACATTAAAACATCAGAATTCTCCGCTCTCAGGGATATGCTGTCGATCAGCGCCCTGAAGGACTCAGAGATACAGGATGCACTATACAGGGTGGCATACGGCAGTATAATATGAAATTTTGGCAAAGTACTCATGAGCAAGATTAAAGGATGATGGAGATAAGTAGTTCTGTAAGTCAAATTTCGCCATTCATATATTCGTAAGATATCAGCTTATCTTCATTAGCGGGGACAGATGTTTCGCTGCTAATGAAGCTTGCAAGGCGATCCTTTACGAATGTTCCAAGCATCTCTCCAATCGTGGATATCATTCCTGTGGGCCCCTCGTCAAATAATTTTGGGTTGTCAAGCCTGGTTATCCACGCATATCGCTTATTCGGCTCTTTCATATCCACTTTTGGATCACCAGAGGCGGTCTGTTCATCACATCCATCACCATCTAAAGCTATGCTCTCGTCAAAGGTATCGCCACTGAAGTGCACATCCACTAAATGATCTAAAACGGGCCAGCCGTATGCATTGGCAAATCTTCTGCGGACAATTATGTTGTTGTGGGCATCTGGTTTCAAAGCAACAACCACCTTACGCCATGACAGGCCATCGTGCCATTGACGAGCAATCGATTCTTCCATTTTCTGGCTTTCGCCTGTGTTTCCACGAGCCATAGTGAAAGACGACAACAAGATGTTGGTGTTACCTTCAAAGGTACTCTCCAGTTTTGCGGGCTCCGGCGGAATGTCATCTGCTGTGTAGATCTTGTCATGGATGATGACTGGATCTCTCGAACTTGGATCAAGAATGTACGATTTATCAGGCAGCGGGGGTATCAATAAGGACACAGCTGACTCCAGGAATGAAACCTTGGGTATCGTCGATCGGCTCTGGGGAAATT
Above is a genomic segment from Torulaspora globosa chromosome 1, complete sequence containing:
- the TIP20 gene encoding Tip20p (ancestral locus Anc_2.329), with amino-acid sequence MSSHQDHYKRRKEGEIAMLTSVEDLLEIDDRIASIESERSQLAAQLELARQAAEKKSSVARKIEVLASEIAQRATDLDSVRQLKAQYGDLKVLCDLEKLYVLQEEQQMAQDQLRQVGDELSELSLVEPGQISLDTLSRLHAELSRIRRLLNTPSPVYDSFESVLRSSANDLSNKFNRQLLESKWDTPAFVPISTQTIETMRGMSTTLYRLSQLRFTIEEEQTWNFKCIANNFTIRFTYHFHDGNFKLETYFKFLNDYLTENLHKCIGIFHDESFGLTKEYVLDQFIDHVLFPIRREVRSNLMKDDRSVKFALISQILTTDRSLTKNFHYHGDGLVPLIPAEVWDIWLSYEVSTATRQFQQITKDPKDMAKSATDFVRLVNKIYDSLSPFYSFEAESLKRYKLLTCSQIFISLSSAYMDYLLAVDALDEHRTAENELYQTLIKLQNFNVVYRRIFELSQEFVMIQLTETVNLKEGTKYQSLFQNILGEYKKVIDEEIQPSVVRRIKKLLKETLRNYFKIGSWSTLTRDSSVMSAEIVNAVKLLSRIIKRLDALDISLEACLGIKNELLNIIVNYFIESILKLNRFNHAGLKQLEFDFHALKESLNLPETVSNCQDTILRELLKVLFAKYDDSCRGFFDSSYIKTSEFSALRDMLSISALKDSEIQDALYRVAYGSII